AAACTAACGCCTACGCTTGAGCGGCGTTACCACAGCAACATTCTTCCGTGCGTTGACTCTGACGTCCTCACTGCCATTTGGCATTGACCGTGCTGCAgctcaaccgatgcaacttgcctgttgaggagcctCATGTTGTCGTAGGGTAGCGCAGGTAAGAGGAGGATGGCGTACTCCGGGGAACTCTGCGGAACGCTCGTGGTAGTTGTGTCCACAGAGTCCCTGAGCATCCGCCGCTTTTCTTTGTGACTCGGGATAGTCACgcagtcgtcgtcggagctgtcgtcacTCTCGGCAGAGTCTATCGGGgcagcctcgctgtcgctcgagaggcagTTCCGCTTCCTCGAGGCCGCCGACGCGGACGCCGCTAAATCAGGCGGGAGTGCGGGTGACTGCACTTCCATTCCCGCCGAGCAGAGAACAGTGTTTCCCGTAAAAATGCGAGAATTACCAGAAAATCCTGGTGATGGAGTCCAAACACTCAGCAACGGGATCATTTCGTCGTCTTCCGGCATTCGCAGAAAACTTTTAGCGCAATGAGAATGTCAGTAAAAAAGACCTGATGCGGATCTTCTTGTGTAGTTTCCAGGCATTTTTGCTTCCGCTTAATTACTCGTTCACAATATTTGATAATATCGTTCAGCGTTCGACGTTCCCTCAAGGCGCCTGGAGCTGTTTTGGAACTTTCCGTGGTTGAGGAAAGCGGAAATTAAATCAGTAGGGTGGAATAAAAGAGAAATTGCATTAGTGTGCTCGTCTAACCGGAAGTTGAACCGTGACGGATGATCGATCTGGAGCGTGTGTTGGGAAACCCGCCCCATTGGAATCGGGATTAACACTGGGGGTCTTCTTTCCCTGCGAGTTTGCTGCGTTTCGCATATGCGGCGCCGAGTGCTATATCGCGCTCGCTCTCAAAGTTTCAGATAGAGGAACGCGCTTTACTCAGTTGTGTGAGACATTGATAGATATAAGACTTGATGGACGAGTTCGGTAATGACCGGGAATAGCGTATCGTTGGCAGCTTCTCGCGCCGCCAATCTCGCCAGAAATTGCTTGCTAACGAGAATCCCAATCATACGGCTTTACATGGCAGAGGGTCGTGAATATATTGCAAGACGGAGCAGCGAATTTGATCGGGAAAGACGAATATACACGCACGATGAGAAGCTATACGAAATCGAAGAGCTTTCCGGTGGAATTAAGTTTGGCGGCGTTATAAATATTGTTGACAACGACGTGCTCGGATAGTCGAGCACATGTACTAGCGCGCGTATATATAACTGACTGAGACGAAATGAACAGCAGCGTAAACCTGCCCGTAACTCATGGAATACGATGTGATAGCACGCGGGAGACTCAATATGCCAGCGAGGCCAGAAAGGAGCTGCCGAGGTAGCACAATGATTTATGCAGCATAGATGCGTATTTTGTGCCAGAACCGGCGAGATCATTTGTTGGATAGGAGACAGGTCACGCGGTGATGGCCATCTTGcctgctatttatttatttatttatttagttcacTTATTTTTCGATATTGGAGATCTTGGCAGCTTTTGGCGTCAGCTTTCCTGCAATATTGGATTCTAACAGCTTGATAGAAACCTTGCCAGATACGGAATATTAAACAAAATACATCAATAGTCGTTAATTCAGCGCCAATACGCTGTGATCGATCTCACTTGAGTGCATACCTGGCAGTTTCTCTTCTCTTTATAATACTCTACTTTCACAAATGTTATAAGGGAAGCTTCCATGGCGGCCTCTAATGCTTTTAACCCTAGGTTGTTGACAAGAACTGTCCTCTAAGTACAGTGAGTTGAATTGATCCAAATTTCTTCGACGACTAAAAGGTTAGGTATAGTGTTCTTTCGGCAGCCTACACATCTAGCAAGGAAAAGGGAAATacaggggggggggagagaataaAAAAGGTAAAACAAACCCACGAGCATTGTTCTTGTCACGCGCTCCGCGGTCATTTATTCGTggaatgtactttttttttttaattcttctatACGGTAGCTCGTCGCATTCGTTACGTCGTTTCGCGAATCTGAAACAACTCTGTCGTtggaatgaggggggggggggggggaaggaggcGGGTGTCTCGCCTGCCGCGTCTACGCACGCTTCCTATATGCCTACGCACGCGATGAAGTGCATTAGAGGCAAGAATGTTTATGCTGCTGGTGTTGTCCCTCAGAGGCGCAGCACGCTGCACAAATCGATTATTgcgtaaagaaaataaaagaaagaaatacacggGGGAAAATATGAAAACTGGCGAAGCACGCATCGTCGCGACTTTCCTGGTGCCGTACATGTGCGTCTCAGTAATGCATCCTCCCttcctcctctccctctctctctgtgtcgTGGCGTGCGCAGAGCTGAGGAGCTAAGTTGCTCCTGCGGCCAGACCGAGTCGGGCTCGCTGGGAAGCGGAAGGAAGTCGTACTCGAGCCGGTCGCGGAGCTCGGACCCTACGAGACCGACGGTCGCCGCGGGACCCATCCACCGGTACCCGATCAGCGACTTGGGATCTGCCAGGAGGAGGGGCGGCGGTGGTGGCGCGGCGGTCGCGCTAGAGGACTTCGACGGCGTCGAGGACATCTTGGCCGTCAGGTCGGTGTGTCTGCGATTTCCCTGCTCGCACCCCGCGCGATCCTCTCGGTTTCAGCCGGCGGGGAGCGGGACTCCCGCCCGTCGCTCGAGCCTTTAGAACTCGCGGTACTCATTCGTACTGCGTGAGAACTTCCCTGGagacttttcttttttaccaCGGAGAGAAAGTATGCGTAGGAAGGCAGGCAAGCTGATCCAAACTCGACGGGGCGAAGGGGTAAGGGGATAGAAAGAGGGCGAGAGGATAGAAGCGCGAAGAACGTAAAGCGCGCTCACCGTCAAAAAGTGACAGACAATGTTCGCGATGAATCCTTTTTAAAATAAATGTACGCAAGGAGACGGCGCCTTGTAGAGTATCCTCTGCCGACTCCTCTGCCTCTGCTCCGACGTGCAATAAAAATATGAACGCATCGAAAGCACTCGAAAACCATTTCCGGCGAGTAGTTCACAAGTGGTAACACAAGGACTACTCGTTCGTAATCCATATTCACAAACTAGAACACAAGTGCAATGCATTCCGCATGAAGAAACTGAGAAAAACATAGCCATCGGGAAAAGAATGCCACCCGCCTGAATAcaacactcttaaacaaaattgcaccctttgggtcgtatcttacacaacaataatcgtcatctgtcttgtccggatttcttttctttagcgctgcgagcccggtactttcaagtgacgaacggcatgcgcgttatcagcacgacagagtattctcgacaggaaagtagcgagcgcagcgttttcaagaacggaaaggcaagcaagacagatggcgattattgttgtgttgcagatatacaccccaaagggtgtacgttTGTCTAAGAGTGAAGAACGTACAATGAACAACGAACACACGAGGTCACATCTGTTGCTTGCACATCTCGTTGCCGACGGGTAAATTGCAGCAAAATGAGAACGTCGTGACGTACTTCTTAGAAGACACGGCGTCACGTAAGTGTGTGTGATCGGTGGGCTTCTACAACGATGCCTCCAATGATGCCTGTGTTAGTACTCTAGCGCGGGCTGAGCTCAAACTGAGCTTGGTGTTCGCGCCTTCTGAGCATTTCTGTCAATGAGGTATTCCTTCAACGATGGTTAAGGATTTCAAAGTGTTCCCCGCGTTTGTGTAACGGTGTCGGCGTTGGATGAACGCtcagttttcgttttttttttaacttattgacATGATACAAGGAGAGGTTGGCGCACAAATACGGTGTCGGCTACTCCTTCGCTTTCGAACATATTGTACTGTTGTATATAtagcttagtgttttttttttttacatagttcTTGTAGGAGAAAGAGCACAAGAGTTAATGTACACACAACGACTTATCACATAACAGTCAAAACAACCCCACGACATTATtacaacttctttttctttttgtgcgtgtaGAACCAAGAGTGATTCAGTACCTGAGATACTCTTTAACTTAATCTCTCCTTAGCAACTCCTTTACAACAAAACAGGAGAGAATACAAAGCACCCGctgtggctgcttagtggctatggtgttgggctgctaagcacgaggtggcgggatcgaaacccggccacggcggccgcatttcgatgggggcgaaatgcgagagcacccgtgtacttagttttaggtgcacgttaaagaaacccaggtggtacaaatttccggagtcctccaatacggcgggcctcgtaatcgtatcgtcattttgtcacgtaaaatcgaATAATTTAATTAATAATTTTAGAATACAAAGCCGCAGCCAaactgcacttttctttttaaaccGTAAGCCAGGTACTCTGGTATACGGATATTCCCAAAAAGCCGTCGCGATATTGGCGAACTTCTGACCAGCAAATTTTTACCGCTGATATGAGGAGCTCCTTGTTTACCACCTGCAAGGGTTGCCATCGCCACATACGTGTTGTTGCTGTATTGCGAGCATTCTGAGCACGACGAAGAATTACAATTTCGTTTACATTGCGCATCTACATTTTAGAGAACATCAAGCCTTGTCGGGCATcgtgcatttaaaagaaacagcAGCCAGAAATCTGCATTCTTCACCAATATCCTCGTTGAGAACAAAGGGTGACGACGTGCTCAGCGTGGCGCACTGCATGATAAGAAATATTATGAACGCATACAGGCTGCGCAGCAGATCCTTACGCCATGCTTTCTCGCTATACAGTAGCATGACAACGCAATTCGGGTATTACTGCAGTTGACTGCCAAAATTAAGGTGCATGTACGGACACCGTGTGGTGTGACTTGCATccgatgaagatcggtccaccgatcgaaactgttgaaattcaatacttgttctgtttaccttgtagcaccgctgaagttatatatatatatatatatatatatatatatatatatatatatatatatatatatatatatatatatatatatatatatatatatacatataatacgAATACGACCGGCACTCCAGTCATGACCGGCACTTACTAAAGAAAGTTCTTGTGGTGATCGGATAATTTCGACCGGTGCATAGAGAAATGACACCGTTGCGGATAGTGTGGCTCGAGTATCGCTTTATGGCTTAGAGTGACATGTCGTGCGTTGTAGAATATCTGCCTGGTTTATTGATGATGTTTTAAAACAACGACGACGGTTACATTGATAGAGCACGCATGTAAAACTGACTATGTGTTTGATCGCCAGTGGGAaaacaaattaaaataaaaaaaatgaagcctgagtggggagccaacgtttcgactaggggacttgtcaaaacgctggctgcTATACGCTGATGCTATCCTCGTTCACCTAATGTTAGTGACTTCATCTCCGTGTTCCTGTCAGTCCACTGTCCTTTTGTATTATGTATACATCTTGTTAGGCAGAAAAGGTGGCGATTGAAACTACGACTGAGAAACGATATCTCAACTTCAATTCCTTTCGTCCACTCGTGCATACTATAGGCCTGCTCGCCGCAACGAATTGTATGCCACACCAGTAGCGAATGCGTCGCACGGCTTCTTCTCCCACGCTCTTCGAGCTTCCTATGTATGTTTCTTCTCTTACATTCTTGTCTATTCTTTCCGCttttcccctccccaagtgtagggtagccatccggacacgtccttggttaacctccctaccttccctcttcgcccctctctctctctctctctctctctctctctctctctctctctctctctctctctctctctctctctctctctctctctctctctctctctctctctctctctctctctctctctccctgcctccctctctctctctctctctctgcagttcATTAAAAAGTATACCGTCACTGCCTCCTTCACGGTATTCAAGTTGAGGGTACAGTTTAAGAGAGAATAGGAAAACCTTAACGGTTCGTTAAGCTCTGGCGGCATATGCTGCAGTTTCAATTCTGACGAATAGTTGaaccaagccgaccgtatgaataTCTACTTAGAGGAGAAGCCTGCACGCGAGGCAGGCTGACTGGCACTGCAGGTAACGCGCCTGGAAAATACAACTcgcgtcgtttttttttatgcctCGCCCGGTCCGGACCCGCTCCGCCCGTAATTTGCTCGAATACTGGGTGCACGCCCACGCCGGTGCGGTAGGATTCGGGGTCAGGGTTGCAGGTCGCCTCGTTTCGGCAAGAACGCGTGGCGCATTCGTAACGCGGAGCTCCCTAATTGGGAGCCTTCTGTGTTGCGCCTGCGGCTAGACTAATTCTctctcctccatttttttttgttcttgtcacTGTATTGCTGTTGATGCACGCATCGACGGAGCTTCGGAGCCGGGCGCCCACGTACGCACACGGTTGGCCGCCGTGGTCGGTACAGCGGCCCACGTGCTGTTCGTGTCGATAGTTCGGCGCAGTGCTCTGGAAGCCGCGCGGTAGTTGTAGTGCGGAGAAGGAAGGTACTGCAAGAAGAGCTGTGACGTTAGCACTTAGGAGTTGGGAGAGGAAGAACTTGCGTAGAGACGCTGGTTCAAACGTCGCAAGTGGTTTTCGTATGGTCAAGTGCGACTTCAGTGGACACTTACCAACATCTCGATTGGGAGGGGCGATTGGTTGTGTCTTTGCAAGAAGTGCTGACGCGTTATAAACATCACAAGATGCGTATTTTTCAGTACAAACACCCGTGGTATGAGTCTTACAGTACTCATACCTGTACTGTAAGACGCCGTTCTGGTACTGACAGTGTAATGGAAGCCAACGCGAGTATGGATATGCCCGAATGTGAAGCAGGGACGAATCGATCGTTCACCTCGatcaagaaataaagaaaccaagTTAATGCATGCTCGTGTGTTGCTTCAACACCAGCAATGTCATCACGCGCGTGGCATCAGCATAACGTCTAGATAACGTAGACACGGCTTCTACGTAATGTTACGTAGTGTCTTCAAATAATGTAACATTATCTAACGTCAACATACTCAGGATTAACTCAAGCATATATAtcaagaaagcttcgcgttcagAGGTCttcgcagtgcgtgggatccacatAATCTTTTTCTTCTTATCATGATTATAATAATCTTCATTTAAGATTATTCGAAGTTCGTAATTGTATTCGTGCTTCGGAGATATCCCCGAAGCAGAGCGTGTCTATAGCTATATATGGTAGGGGAATTTTGGGCATGTCGCCTGAAAATGCTCAGTCTGGGCCATGTGAGAAAAACTGTGCTCGTCCACGGCGAATTTTGTTGCCTGCGAAATGTTCGCTCTCAGCCAAACAGAACAGCGTCGATTACGTGATAGTGTGGTTGCATGTCCGAGCAGTAATTTGTTTCCTGACCTTTTAAATGTACACACCAGAGCGGTAGCGAAATAAGGAACGGCAGCAGACCCACGCGACGGGTGACAAACCGATTAATTGGGAACTGAAAAAGAAATCAAATCCTGCAGAAGCGGTTGTATTGCAAAGACGCTCCAGACGCGTCtgccttaaaaaaaagaaaaagaaagagaaaaccaaaCTGGCATAACTGCATTTTCGTCGTTATAGCGCACTCTGTGTATATTCAGCAATAATGAGTTTCGGCCCAAAACCAACAGGTCATGTTTGTACGGTCCACGCCAATAATTTAATGCGTTATCCGAAAATCCACGTCAACATCAACGCTTAAGGCACCTTCTACTGGGCGTTACACGGGGCCCAGGCCGCCGTACGAAAGTTCTGCAAGAACTAAACCACGCATTAATGTAAGCATCATCATAATCGCCAGCCTATTTTTACGTCTACAGAAGGACGAAAGTCCGTTCCagtgatctccagttacccctgtcttgcgatAGCCGGTTCCaagttgcgcctgcaaattttct
Above is a genomic segment from Dermacentor andersoni chromosome 8, qqDerAnde1_hic_scaffold, whole genome shotgun sequence containing:
- the LOC126529350 gene encoding uncharacterized protein isoform X1, with product MSKPPKTASKWMPTSVAVPKILTIAEELSCSCGQTESGSLGSGRKSYSSRSRSSDPTRPTVAAGPIHRYPISDLGSARRRGGGGGAAVALEDFDGVEDILAVRACGSPLEDTASPYSTGPYLRCSRS
- the LOC126529350 gene encoding uncharacterized protein isoform X2, which gives rise to MSKPPKTASKWMPTSVAVPKILTIAEELSCSCGQTESGSLGSGRKSYSSRSRSSDPTRPTVAAGPIHRYPISDLGSARRRGGGGGAAVALEDFDGVEDILAVR